One stretch of Prunus persica cultivar Lovell chromosome G1, Prunus_persica_NCBIv2, whole genome shotgun sequence DNA includes these proteins:
- the LOC18793209 gene encoding probable serine/threonine-protein kinase At1g09600 isoform X1, with the protein MGIIRGILQCPCRNRGLWSRIMGCICSKATLSNQYVSENQRRDKELKSSKSSKLSEAAVGADATARLITNPHTEENAGSTPISSDEGEKKMVVTEKPTKPFMEGGASGGKLPSGLTRITSVANGERGAQVVAGWPSWLTAVAGEAISGWVPLKADSFEKLEKIGQGTYSSVYRARDLDSNKIVALKKVRFANMDPESVRFMAREILILRKLDHPNIMKLEGLITSRVSGSLYLVFEYMEHDLAGIAARPGVKFTEAQIKCYMQQLLRGLEHCHSHGILHRDIKGSNLLIDYYGNLKIADFGLATFYRPRQKQPLTSRVVTLWYRPPELLLGSTDYGVAVDLWSAGCILAELFAGKPIMPGRTEVEQLHKIFKLCGSPSEEYWKRSKLPHATIFKPTHPYKRCVAETFKDFPPSALALLEVLLAVEPESRGTASSALHSEFFTSLPLPSDPSTLPKYPPSKEFDAKLRDEEARRRRAPGSKGGSSKESKAVPAPDANAIQRQGQPNPKSISEKYNPDEDSGSGFPIEPPKGATSNGYSYSGQSMHPNAFGSSRNMSQSGQSRNGGEKSYMYRGAAQSSRFSNSASVRSDSRYDGVVEASANPHWPEERINARYSHLDNGDSSAKHDWSHNFLDRPKSSHKKDEQPSGKESATGYATKKNRIHYSGPLMPPGGNLEEMLKEHERQIQHAVRKARLDKNKAKKANSENGQTESLLHHIRNGR; encoded by the exons A TGGGAATTATTAGAGGAATTTTGCAGTGTCCTTGTCGGAATAGGGGACTGTGGAGTAGAATTATGGGCTGCATCTGCTCAAAGGCAACTTTATCCAATCAATACGTTTCTGAGAATCAACGTAGAGACAAGGAATTAAAGTCAAGCAAGTCATCAAAACTGTCAGAAGCTGCAGTTGGGGCTGATGCGACTGCACGGTTGATAACCAATCCTCACACAGAAGAGAATGCAGGGTCAACTCCTATTTCATCGGATGAAggggagaagaagatggtgGTTACTGAGAAACCCACAAAACCCTTCATGGAGGGTGGGGCGAGTGGGGGAAAGTTACCATCCGGGCTAACTAGGATAACTAGCGTAGCAAATGGAGAAAGAGGAGCGCAAGTTGTTGCTGGATGGCCTTCTTGGCTGACTGCAGTGGCAGGTGAAGCAATCAGTGGGTGGGTGCCTCTCAAGGCAGACTCATTTGAGAAATTGGAGAAG ATTGGACAAGGAACTTACAGCAGTGTGTACAGAGCCCGTGATCTGGATTCAAACAAAATAGTTGCACTGAAGAAGGTGCGATTTGCCAATATGGATCCGGAAAGTGTGCGTTTTATGGCGAGAGAAATTCTTATTTTGCGTAAGCTTGATCACCCCAATATCATGAAGCTTGAAGGTCTGATTACATCAAGGGTTTCGGGCAGCTTATACCTTGTATTTGAATACATGGAGCATGATCTTGCCGGGATTGCGGCACGGCCCGGGGTCAAGTTCACTGAAGCACAG ATTAAATGTTACATGCAACAGCTTCTTCGTGGGCTTGAGCATTGTCACAGTCATGGTATTTTGCACCGTGACATTAAGGGATCAAATCTTTTGATCGACTATTATGGCAACCTAAAGATTGCTGACTTTGGGCTAGCAACCTTTTACCGACCCCGTCAAAAGCAGCCCCTGACAAGTCGGGTAGTAACCTTGTGGTACCGACCACCTGAACTTCTGCTTGGCTCTACAGATTATGGGGTTGCTGTGGATTTGTGGAGTGCTGGTTGTATTCTTGCAGAATTGTTTGCTGGGAAGCCTATCATGCCAGGAAGAACAGAG GTGGAGCAACTACATAAGATATTCAAACTTTGTGGGTCACCTTCTGAAGAATACTGGAAGAGATCAAAATTGCCGCATGCAACTATTTTTAAACCAACTCATCCATACAAGCGTTGTGTTGCTGAGACATTCAAGGACTTCCCTCCGTCAGCATTGGCCTTGCTAGAGGTTCTTCTAGCAGTAGAACCTGAAAGTCGTGGAACAGCTTCTTCTGCACTTCACAGTGAG TTCTTCACATCATTGCCTCTTCCCTCTGATCCCTCAACTTTGCCTAAGTACCCACCTAGCAAGGAGTTTGATGCCAAGCTCCGAGACGAGGAAGCTAGAAG GCGAAGAGCACCTGGTAGTAAAGGAGGGAGTTCCAAAGAATCAAAGGCTGTGCCAGCACCAGATGCCAATGCAATACAG CGACAAGGGCAGCCTAACCCCAAAAGCATAAGTGAAAAGTACAACCCTGACGAGGATAGTGGCTCTGGCTTTCCTATTGAGCCTCCCAAAGGAGCAACATCAAATGGCTATTCCTATTCTGGCCAGTCAATGCACCCAAATGCATTTGGATCTTCACGGAATATGTCACAATCTGGCCAGTCTAGGAATGGTGGGGAGAAGTCTTATATGTATCGTGGGGCAGCCCAGTCGTCCAGGTTTTCCAATTCAGCTTCAGTTCGAAGTGATTCACGATATGATGGTGTTGTAGAAGCTAGTGCAAATCCACACTGGCCAGAGGAGCGTATTAATGCCAGATATAGTCATTTAGACAATGGGGATTCCTCTGCAAAACATGATTGGTCCCACAATTTTCTGGATAGGCCAAAGTCTTCACATAAGAAGGATGAACAGCCATCAGGGAAGGAGTCTGCAACG GGTTATGCTACCAAGAAGAACCGGATCCACTACTCTGGACCGTTGATGCCCCCTGGAGGAAACCTTGAGGAGATGCTCAAAGAGCATGAGAGACAAATACAACATGCTGTCCGCAAAGCTCGTCTGGACAAGAACAAAGCCAAGAAAGCCAACAGTGAAAATGGACAAACCGAATCCCTGCTTCACCATATAAGAAATGGCAGGTGA
- the LOC18793209 gene encoding probable serine/threonine-protein kinase At1g09600 isoform X2, giving the protein MGCICSKATLSNQYVSENQRRDKELKSSKSSKLSEAAVGADATARLITNPHTEENAGSTPISSDEGEKKMVVTEKPTKPFMEGGASGGKLPSGLTRITSVANGERGAQVVAGWPSWLTAVAGEAISGWVPLKADSFEKLEKIGQGTYSSVYRARDLDSNKIVALKKVRFANMDPESVRFMAREILILRKLDHPNIMKLEGLITSRVSGSLYLVFEYMEHDLAGIAARPGVKFTEAQIKCYMQQLLRGLEHCHSHGILHRDIKGSNLLIDYYGNLKIADFGLATFYRPRQKQPLTSRVVTLWYRPPELLLGSTDYGVAVDLWSAGCILAELFAGKPIMPGRTEVEQLHKIFKLCGSPSEEYWKRSKLPHATIFKPTHPYKRCVAETFKDFPPSALALLEVLLAVEPESRGTASSALHSEFFTSLPLPSDPSTLPKYPPSKEFDAKLRDEEARRRRAPGSKGGSSKESKAVPAPDANAIQRQGQPNPKSISEKYNPDEDSGSGFPIEPPKGATSNGYSYSGQSMHPNAFGSSRNMSQSGQSRNGGEKSYMYRGAAQSSRFSNSASVRSDSRYDGVVEASANPHWPEERINARYSHLDNGDSSAKHDWSHNFLDRPKSSHKKDEQPSGKESATGYATKKNRIHYSGPLMPPGGNLEEMLKEHERQIQHAVRKARLDKNKAKKANSENGQTESLLHHIRNGR; this is encoded by the exons ATGGGCTGCATCTGCTCAAAGGCAACTTTATCCAATCAATACGTTTCTGAGAATCAACGTAGAGACAAGGAATTAAAGTCAAGCAAGTCATCAAAACTGTCAGAAGCTGCAGTTGGGGCTGATGCGACTGCACGGTTGATAACCAATCCTCACACAGAAGAGAATGCAGGGTCAACTCCTATTTCATCGGATGAAggggagaagaagatggtgGTTACTGAGAAACCCACAAAACCCTTCATGGAGGGTGGGGCGAGTGGGGGAAAGTTACCATCCGGGCTAACTAGGATAACTAGCGTAGCAAATGGAGAAAGAGGAGCGCAAGTTGTTGCTGGATGGCCTTCTTGGCTGACTGCAGTGGCAGGTGAAGCAATCAGTGGGTGGGTGCCTCTCAAGGCAGACTCATTTGAGAAATTGGAGAAG ATTGGACAAGGAACTTACAGCAGTGTGTACAGAGCCCGTGATCTGGATTCAAACAAAATAGTTGCACTGAAGAAGGTGCGATTTGCCAATATGGATCCGGAAAGTGTGCGTTTTATGGCGAGAGAAATTCTTATTTTGCGTAAGCTTGATCACCCCAATATCATGAAGCTTGAAGGTCTGATTACATCAAGGGTTTCGGGCAGCTTATACCTTGTATTTGAATACATGGAGCATGATCTTGCCGGGATTGCGGCACGGCCCGGGGTCAAGTTCACTGAAGCACAG ATTAAATGTTACATGCAACAGCTTCTTCGTGGGCTTGAGCATTGTCACAGTCATGGTATTTTGCACCGTGACATTAAGGGATCAAATCTTTTGATCGACTATTATGGCAACCTAAAGATTGCTGACTTTGGGCTAGCAACCTTTTACCGACCCCGTCAAAAGCAGCCCCTGACAAGTCGGGTAGTAACCTTGTGGTACCGACCACCTGAACTTCTGCTTGGCTCTACAGATTATGGGGTTGCTGTGGATTTGTGGAGTGCTGGTTGTATTCTTGCAGAATTGTTTGCTGGGAAGCCTATCATGCCAGGAAGAACAGAG GTGGAGCAACTACATAAGATATTCAAACTTTGTGGGTCACCTTCTGAAGAATACTGGAAGAGATCAAAATTGCCGCATGCAACTATTTTTAAACCAACTCATCCATACAAGCGTTGTGTTGCTGAGACATTCAAGGACTTCCCTCCGTCAGCATTGGCCTTGCTAGAGGTTCTTCTAGCAGTAGAACCTGAAAGTCGTGGAACAGCTTCTTCTGCACTTCACAGTGAG TTCTTCACATCATTGCCTCTTCCCTCTGATCCCTCAACTTTGCCTAAGTACCCACCTAGCAAGGAGTTTGATGCCAAGCTCCGAGACGAGGAAGCTAGAAG GCGAAGAGCACCTGGTAGTAAAGGAGGGAGTTCCAAAGAATCAAAGGCTGTGCCAGCACCAGATGCCAATGCAATACAG CGACAAGGGCAGCCTAACCCCAAAAGCATAAGTGAAAAGTACAACCCTGACGAGGATAGTGGCTCTGGCTTTCCTATTGAGCCTCCCAAAGGAGCAACATCAAATGGCTATTCCTATTCTGGCCAGTCAATGCACCCAAATGCATTTGGATCTTCACGGAATATGTCACAATCTGGCCAGTCTAGGAATGGTGGGGAGAAGTCTTATATGTATCGTGGGGCAGCCCAGTCGTCCAGGTTTTCCAATTCAGCTTCAGTTCGAAGTGATTCACGATATGATGGTGTTGTAGAAGCTAGTGCAAATCCACACTGGCCAGAGGAGCGTATTAATGCCAGATATAGTCATTTAGACAATGGGGATTCCTCTGCAAAACATGATTGGTCCCACAATTTTCTGGATAGGCCAAAGTCTTCACATAAGAAGGATGAACAGCCATCAGGGAAGGAGTCTGCAACG GGTTATGCTACCAAGAAGAACCGGATCCACTACTCTGGACCGTTGATGCCCCCTGGAGGAAACCTTGAGGAGATGCTCAAAGAGCATGAGAGACAAATACAACATGCTGTCCGCAAAGCTCGTCTGGACAAGAACAAAGCCAAGAAAGCCAACAGTGAAAATGGACAAACCGAATCCCTGCTTCACCATATAAGAAATGGCAGGTGA